One Impatiens glandulifera unplaced genomic scaffold, dImpGla2.1, whole genome shotgun sequence genomic region harbors:
- the LOC124917752 gene encoding F-box/LRR-repeat protein At5g02910-like has product MVLTRNQRTRMMARMVLNRNRRDVDGVDRLSELLDPLIYHIFSFIDTKYMVKSCVLSKRYKFLWRSLNIFRFDEIIYRNNIFFVNFIKEVLSRCVGSNISSFSLKFLFSPNRRFLKKVLKHVLLHKTEHLFLNIGLCDYSSMHPIITSQSLKTLHAPCGSINGSHSFNFPILTTLYLEHPIFYDPDCGFSELFSGCPNLKDLTLHSCVSDLDSISIMSKQLEKLDISVQLCPIDFEIVIDGPKLYSLKYKGDAFVRILANVPSIEKVDLSCFFLHGGNWKERVLNVIKMLQNFQHSKYLKLGSGIMQVLVSSSVFQKQFPLQLCNLKLLELNLPNGYNGRIDVISYLLRHSPAKDLVGMKLWEDILGLEENQESTYFIDQQPHRIKVMAKGFNMPDLLAAFFLGFSQLTVGEYE; this is encoded by the exons ATGGTTCTCACTAGAAACCAAAGGACGCGGATGATGGCAAGAATGGTTCTCAATAGAAACAGAAGAGATGTTGATGGAGTTGATCGTCTTAGTGAGTTGCTCGATCCTCtgatttatcatatattttcatttatcgATACCAAATACATGGTTAAAAGTTGTGTATTGTCCAAAAGATACAAATTCCTTTGGCGTTCTCTTAACATTTTTCGATTCGATGAAATAATATATCGCAACAACATCTTTTTTGTAAACTTTATCAAGGAGGTTCTATCACGATGTGTTGGATCAAATATCTCTTCTTTCAGCCTAAAATTCCTGTTTTCACCTAATCGTCGTTTCTTGAAAAAAGTTTTGAAGCATGTGTTGTTACACAAGACAGAACATCTATTCCTCAATATTGGTCTTTGTGACTACTCTTCTATGCATCCTATTATTACTTCCCAATCATTGAAAACTCTCCATGCTCCATGTGGTTCTATTAATGGATCACATTCTTTTAATTTTCCCATCCTAACTACACTATACCTAGAACATCCCATTTTTTATGATCCAGATTGCGGGTTTTCAGAACTTTTTTCTGGGTGTCCAAATCTGAAGGATTTGACTTTACACAGTTGTGTGAGTGATTTGGATTCTATTAGTATTATGAGTAAACAACTAGAAAAACTGGATATTTCAGTTCAGTTATGTCCTATAGACTTTGAAATTGTAATTGATGGGCCAAAACTATATTCACTCAAATATAAGGGAGATGCTTTTGTTAGGATCTTAGCTAATGTGCCCTCTATAGAAAAGGTTGATCTCAGTTgtttttttcttcatggtgGAAACTGGAAAGAAAGGGTTTTGAATGTTATCAAGATGCTTCAAAATTTTCAGCATTCCAAATACTTAAAACTTGGCTCAGGCATTATGCAG GTTCTTGTTTCTAGTTCTGTCTTTCAGAAACAATTCCCACTTCAATTATGTAATTTGAAGCTCTTGGAATTGAATTTACCAAATGGGTATAATGGGAGGATTGATGTTATTTCCTACTTACTTAGGCATTCTCCAGCTAAAGATCTTGTTGGAATGAAATTATGGGAG GATATTCTTGGCTTAGAAGAAAATCAAGAGAGCACCTATTTTATTGATCAACAACCACATAGAATAAAAGTGATGGCAAAAG gttttaaCATGCCAGACTTACTGGCTGCTTTCTTCCTAGGTTTTAGTCAGCTAACAGTCGGGGAATATGAATAA